The following nucleotide sequence is from Sebaldella sp. S0638.
ATCTACTCCGGCTGTCAAAACTCTCACATCGTATTAATATAACTATCTTAGAATGTAAATTAAATTAAACAAATTTCCCATGTAGTCAAGAAAAAAGTATTAATATAACTATCTTAGAATGTAAATGTTCCATCATTGCGTCAACGAATTCTTCCAGTTCTTCAGTATTAATATAACTATCTTAGAATGTAAATTCATGTCTCACCTCAATAGACTATCTGAAAATACGGCGTATTAATATAACTATCTTAGAATGTAAATTTTACTCCTGATTGTCCTAACATATCTACTCCCTATTATTAATATAATTTGGTTTTTGAATAGGGTAGCCTATTAATACAACTATCCCAGATATAATTCCCCAAAAATAACAAATATTTCATGCCCGTTTTCTAAACTAGTACACCCATTCTAAAACCAACACTGTAAATCACCAACCAAATACAAATAACAAACTTAGCACTAACAAATCACTTAAAAACCTCAAACAAAAAAAGTAAAATCTCCCCCCTTATCATAAAATATGAAACTCCATATAATCTCCTTATTTTTCCCCGAAAAACTTGACAAAAATTTTGTATAAATATATAATATTAGTATATAGGAAGTGCCTGTAAAGGTACTATTTTTATGGGATTTCCCACAATTTGTTATTATTACAAAAAGAAACTGATATTTAATAAAATAAGTTTTTTGAACTTTGTAAAAATTAATAAAAATTTATTTTGAAATATGGGAAAAAGGGTGGATAATAACGGATATATATGGTAAAATAATAGTTACTTGTAAAGTAAAATATTAAAGAAAGTTAGGTATATTAGGCAGCAATATACACAATGAGGTGACATATGAATGATAAAATTATTATAAAAGGAGCACGAGAGCATAATTTAAAAAATATAAATATAGAGATTCCGAAAAATCAATTTGTGGTAATAACCGGCGTTTCAGGAAGCGGTAAATCTTCACTGGCATTTGATACTATCTATTCAGAAGGACAGAGAAGATACGTAGAAAGCCTTTCAGCATATGCAAGACAATTTATCGGGCAGATGCAGAAACCGGAACTGGACAGCATAGAAGGATTGTCACCGGCAATTTCAATAGAACAGAAAAGTGTTTCCAAAAACCCGAGATCAACAGTGGGTACAATGACAGAAATATATGACTATATGAGACTTTTATGGGCACATATAGGAGAGGCTCATTGTCCGGTATGCGGAACAAAAGTAGAAAAACAGACTATTCAGGAGATAGTGGATATAATAATAGAAAGTAACAAAGATGGTGACAAGCTTGTAATTCTTGCACCGGTAATAAAAGACAAAAAAGGTACACATAAGAATTTATTCCTGAATCTTCAGAAAAAAGGATTTTTGAGAGTAAGGGTAAATGGTGAGATATTATATCTGGAAGATGTAATAGAACTTGATAAAAATAAACGTCATAACATAGAAGTCGTAATAGACAGACTAAAAATAAAAAAAGATGATAATGATTTTCTGGGAAGATTTTCAGAAGCTGTGGAAACAGCCACTGGATTGTCAGAAGGAGTAATCATAGCCAATGTAAATGATGTAGACCATATCTACAGCGAGAATTTTTCATGCCCGAATCACCCGGATGTAGTATTTCCTGAAGTGGTTCCAAGATTATTTTCATTTAACGCACCTTTTGGAGCATGTGAAGCATGTAACGGAATTGGTACTACACTGGAAGTTGATGAAAATAAACTTATTCTGGATGAGAATCTTTCATTAAATCAGGGTGCAATTTATGTACCCGGAGCAAGTACAAGAAAAGGCTGGAGCTGGGAAATGTTCAAATGCATGACCGCAGCACATAATATAGATATGGACAAGCCTGTAAAAGATCTTACAGCTAAAGAAAGAGACATAATATTTAACGGATCAAGCAAAAAGTTCAAGTTTAAATACTCGGGAGATTCATTTTCATTTAATGGAATGAAGGAGTACGAAGGTGCTGTAAAGAATCTTGAAAGAAGATATTATGAAACTGCTTCTGATTCTATGAAAGACGAGATAGAAGCAAAGTACATGATAGAAAAAACATGTAAAACATGCAAGGGAAAAAGACTGAAAGATGTAGTACTTGCTATTACAGTAAATGATAAAAGTATTATAGATATTACAGAAGCAAGTGTAAATGAATCACTTGGATTCTTTGAAAATATAGAGCTTACTGAAAAGCAGAGACAGATATCAGACGAGATACTGAAAGAGATAAGAGAAAGATTGTCATTTATGATAAACGTAGGGCTGGATTATCTGACACTGGCGAGAATGACTAAGACACTTTCAGGTGGAGAATCACAGCGTATAAGACTTGCTACACAGATAGGAAGCAGACTTACAGGAGTCATATATGTACTGGATGAGCCGAGTATCGGACTTCACCAGAGAGATAACGAAAAGCTTCTTGCTACTTTGAAAGACTTGAAAGATATCGGTAATACCCTGATAGTAGTAGAACATGATGAAGATACAATGAGGGAATCAGATTTCCTTATTGATATAGGGCCTAATGCTGGAATACACGGCGGGGAAATAATAGCAATGGGAACACCGCAGGAAGTAATGAAGTCTAAGAAATCACTGACTGCACAGTATCTAAACGGTAAAATAAAAATAGAAATTCCTGAAAAAAGAAGAAAAGCT
It contains:
- the uvrA gene encoding excinuclease ABC subunit UvrA, with protein sequence MNDKIIIKGAREHNLKNINIEIPKNQFVVITGVSGSGKSSLAFDTIYSEGQRRYVESLSAYARQFIGQMQKPELDSIEGLSPAISIEQKSVSKNPRSTVGTMTEIYDYMRLLWAHIGEAHCPVCGTKVEKQTIQEIVDIIIESNKDGDKLVILAPVIKDKKGTHKNLFLNLQKKGFLRVRVNGEILYLEDVIELDKNKRHNIEVVIDRLKIKKDDNDFLGRFSEAVETATGLSEGVIIANVNDVDHIYSENFSCPNHPDVVFPEVVPRLFSFNAPFGACEACNGIGTTLEVDENKLILDENLSLNQGAIYVPGASTRKGWSWEMFKCMTAAHNIDMDKPVKDLTAKERDIIFNGSSKKFKFKYSGDSFSFNGMKEYEGAVKNLERRYYETASDSMKDEIEAKYMIEKTCKTCKGKRLKDVVLAITVNDKSIIDITEASVNESLGFFENIELTEKQRQISDEILKEIRERLSFMINVGLDYLTLARMTKTLSGGESQRIRLATQIGSRLTGVIYVLDEPSIGLHQRDNEKLLATLKDLKDIGNTLIVVEHDEDTMRESDFLIDIGPNAGIHGGEIIAMGTPQEVMKSKKSLTAQYLNGKIKIEIPEKRRKAKNSIELKSATGNNLKDVSIKVPLESFTVVTGVSGSGKSTLINQTLFPELFNRLNRGKLYPLENKGLKGLENLEKVIDIDQSPIGRTPRSNTATYTKIFDDIRDIFAQTKDSKIRGYDKGRFSFNVKGGRCEACGGAGINKIEMNFLPDVYVECEVCKGKRYNRETLEVHYKDKNISDVLNMSVEEAFDFFQTIPGLKRKLETLMDVGMNYIKLGQPATTLSGGEAQRIKLASELSKMSRGKTIYILDEPTTGLHFEDIRKLLIVLNRLVEKGNTVLVIEHNLDVIKSADYIIDIGPEGGFRGGEVIATGTPEEIAKVKKSYTGQFLKKYLK